The Heyndrickxia vini genome contains a region encoding:
- a CDS encoding glycoside hydrolase family 13 protein — protein sequence MEKSWWKESVVYQIYPRSFNDSNGDGIGDLKGITNKLDYLKELGIDVIWLSPVYQSPNDDNGYDISDYRAIMDEFGTMDDFDELLSEIHHRGMKLMMDLVVNHTSDEHEWFKQARSSKDNPYRDYYYWMPGENGQEPNNWESVFSGSAWEYDEKTEEYYLHLFSKKQPDLNWENRKVREEVYETMKYWLDKGIDGFRMDVINFISKVPGLPNGENVQGKKYASGANFYMNGPKIHEYLQEMNQEVLSKYNIMTVGEMPGVDVEMAKQYTGENRNELNMVFQFEHVDLDSGPKGKWDLKDLNFHEFKASFTKWQKGLEGVGWNSLYLNNHDQPRMVSRFGDDKEYWKESAKMLATFLHFLQGTPYIYQGEELGMTNVRFDSIDDYKDIEILNMYKEKISENDSNHQQIMESIYVKGRDNARTPMQWNDQNHGGFTSGTPWITVNSNYKEINAKKQLTNDDSIFHYYKQLIQLRKQHDIIVYGTYDLILADHNEIFAYTRTLDEEKLLIILNFSKENCLFELPKEIQFTDKELLISNYEVNSADSIEKITLLPFEARVYKLFI from the coding sequence GTATATCAATCTCCGAATGATGATAATGGATATGATATCAGTGATTACCGAGCAATTATGGATGAATTTGGAACGATGGATGATTTTGATGAATTACTAAGCGAAATCCATCATCGTGGAATGAAATTAATGATGGATTTAGTTGTCAATCATACGTCCGATGAACATGAATGGTTTAAACAAGCAAGAAGTTCTAAAGACAATCCATATCGAGATTATTATTATTGGATGCCGGGAGAAAATGGTCAGGAACCAAATAACTGGGAATCCGTCTTTAGTGGTTCGGCGTGGGAGTATGACGAAAAAACAGAAGAATATTACCTCCATCTTTTTAGCAAAAAACAACCCGATTTAAATTGGGAAAACCGTAAAGTTCGTGAAGAAGTATATGAAACAATGAAATATTGGTTAGATAAAGGCATTGATGGATTTAGAATGGACGTTATCAACTTTATTTCAAAAGTACCTGGATTACCGAATGGGGAAAATGTACAAGGGAAGAAATATGCATCGGGTGCTAATTTTTATATGAATGGACCGAAAATTCATGAATACTTACAAGAAATGAATCAGGAAGTTCTTTCTAAATATAACATTATGACAGTTGGTGAAATGCCCGGTGTAGATGTTGAAATGGCAAAACAATACACTGGCGAAAACCGTAATGAGTTAAATATGGTCTTTCAATTTGAGCATGTCGACTTAGATTCGGGACCTAAAGGGAAATGGGATTTAAAAGATCTGAATTTCCATGAATTTAAAGCCTCATTTACTAAATGGCAAAAAGGATTAGAAGGTGTTGGCTGGAATAGTCTTTATTTGAATAATCATGACCAACCAAGAATGGTATCAAGATTTGGTGATGATAAAGAATACTGGAAAGAATCAGCAAAGATGCTTGCTACATTTCTTCATTTTTTACAAGGGACCCCATACATTTATCAAGGTGAAGAGCTTGGAATGACGAATGTTCGTTTTGATTCAATTGATGACTATAAAGATATCGAGATTTTGAATATGTATAAAGAAAAAATAAGCGAAAACGATAGCAATCATCAGCAGATTATGGAATCCATTTATGTGAAAGGGAGAGATAATGCAAGAACCCCTATGCAGTGGAATGACCAGAATCATGGAGGATTTACATCCGGGACACCTTGGATAACAGTAAATTCAAACTATAAGGAAATTAACGCAAAGAAGCAGTTAACTAATGATGATTCTATTTTTCACTATTACAAACAGCTCATTCAATTAAGAAAACAACACGACATCATCGTGTACGGTACATATGATTTAATCTTGGCAGATCATAATGAAATCTTTGCCTATACTCGTACATTAGATGAAGAAAAGTTGTTGATTATTTTAAACTTTTCTAAAGAAAATTGTCTATTTGAACTTCCTAAGGAAATTCAGTTTACTGATAAAGAGCTGCTAATCTCAAATTATGAAGTCAATTCTGCTGACTCAATAGAAAAAATTACATTATTACCTTTTGAAGCTAGAGTATATAAATTATTCATATAA